A genomic segment from Streptomyces antibioticus encodes:
- a CDS encoding WhiB family transcriptional regulator: MDWRHNAVCREEDPELFFPIGNTGPALLQIEEAKAVCRRCPVMEQCLQWALESGQDSGVWGGLSEDERRAMKRRAARNRARQASA, translated from the coding sequence ATGGACTGGCGTCACAACGCCGTTTGCCGCGAGGAAGACCCCGAGCTCTTCTTCCCCATCGGCAACACCGGTCCTGCGCTGCTGCAGATCGAGGAAGCCAAGGCCGTCTGCCGTCGCTGCCCGGTGATGGAGCAGTGTCTGCAGTGGGCGCTCGAGTCCGGCCAGGACTCCGGCGTCTGGGGTGGTCTCAGCGAGGACGAGCGTCGCGCCATGAAGCGCCGCGCCGCCCGCAACCGGGCCCGTCAGGCCTCCGCCTGA
- a CDS encoding sensor histidine kinase, which produces MNELVRQHTALDDSDLEWLHLLVSEWQLLSDLSFADLVLWVPTSDGTRYVSVAQMRPNTGPTSYQDDMVGHLVPRGRRPLLDAALDEGRIVREGDPEWREEVPVRVESIPVRREGRVLGVIARNTNLLTVRTPSRLELTYLQSASDLAQMIAAGSFPFPNQQMDMDAAPRVGDGLIRVDGDGLVQYASPNALSAYHRLGLASDLVGQHLGHTTAELAPTRGPVDEALAKVASGWAPREFEIEAKDGVIQFRTIPLKPKGTRIGSLVLLRDVTELRRRERELITKDATIREIHHRVKNNLQTVAALLRLQARRIESERGREALEEAVRRVGSIAIVHETLSQNLDERVEFDEIADRVLAMVAEISPGKVTGRRSGRFGILDAEVATPLSMVLTEILQNALEHGFREGDTGTVEVAAVRGGTTKEARLLVTVQDDGVGLPEGFDPHTSGNLGLQIVRTLVEGELGGTFDMVPAPERGTQVILDIPVPAQK; this is translated from the coding sequence ATGAACGAACTCGTACGCCAGCACACCGCCCTCGACGACTCCGACCTCGAGTGGCTGCACCTGCTGGTCTCGGAGTGGCAACTGCTCTCCGACCTCTCCTTCGCCGACCTGGTCCTGTGGGTCCCCACCAGCGACGGCACGCGCTATGTGTCGGTGGCCCAGATGCGCCCCAACACCGGCCCCACCTCCTACCAGGACGACATGGTCGGCCACCTCGTCCCGCGCGGCCGCCGCCCCCTGCTGGACGCCGCGCTCGACGAGGGCCGGATCGTGCGCGAGGGCGACCCGGAGTGGCGCGAAGAGGTCCCCGTACGGGTGGAGTCCATCCCCGTGCGGCGCGAGGGCCGGGTCCTCGGGGTGATCGCCCGCAACACCAATCTGCTCACCGTGCGCACCCCGAGCCGGCTGGAGCTGACCTACCTCCAGAGCGCCTCCGACCTCGCGCAGATGATCGCGGCGGGCTCCTTCCCCTTCCCCAACCAGCAGATGGACATGGACGCCGCCCCGCGCGTCGGCGACGGTCTGATCCGGGTCGACGGCGACGGACTCGTCCAGTACGCCTCCCCGAACGCGCTCTCCGCCTACCACCGCCTCGGCCTCGCCTCCGACCTCGTCGGCCAGCACCTCGGCCACACCACCGCCGAACTCGCCCCCACCCGTGGCCCGGTGGACGAGGCGCTCGCCAAGGTCGCCAGCGGCTGGGCGCCCCGCGAGTTCGAGATCGAGGCCAAGGACGGGGTCATCCAGTTCCGCACGATCCCGCTCAAGCCCAAGGGCACCCGCATCGGCTCGCTGGTCCTGCTGCGGGACGTCACCGAACTGCGCCGCCGCGAACGCGAGTTGATCACGAAGGACGCGACCATCCGGGAGATCCACCACCGGGTGAAGAACAACCTCCAGACCGTCGCCGCCCTGTTGCGGCTCCAGGCCCGCCGGATCGAGTCCGAGCGCGGCCGGGAGGCGCTGGAGGAGGCGGTGCGCAGGGTCGGCTCGATCGCCATCGTGCACGAGACGCTCTCCCAGAACCTGGACGAGCGCGTGGAGTTCGACGAGATCGCCGACCGGGTGCTCGCCATGGTCGCCGAGATCTCCCCGGGCAAGGTCACCGGCCGGCGCAGCGGACGCTTCGGCATCCTGGACGCGGAGGTCGCCACCCCGCTCTCCATGGTGCTCACCGAGATCCTCCAGAACGCCCTGGAGCACGGCTTCCGCGAGGGCGACACCGGCACGGTCGAGGTCGCGGCGGTCCGCGGCGGTACGACGAAGGAGGCCCGCCTGCTGGTCACGGTGCAGGACGACGGCGTGGGCCTGCCCGAGGGATTCGACCCGCACACCTCGGGCAACCTCGGCCTTCAGATCGTACGGACCCTGGTGGAAGGGGAGTTGGGCGGAACGTTCGACATGGTCCCGGCGCCGGAACGCGGTACGCAGGTGATCCTCGACATTCCGGTGCCGGCCCAGAAATAG